One stretch of Pongo abelii isolate AG06213 chromosome Y, NHGRI_mPonAbe1-v2.0_pri, whole genome shotgun sequence DNA includes these proteins:
- the LOC129053242 gene encoding LOW QUALITY PROTEIN: adenylate kinase isoenzyme 6-like (The sequence of the model RefSeq protein was modified relative to this genomic sequence to represent the inferred CDS: substituted 2 bases at 2 genomic stop codons), translating to MEIPGAAAPPTHTRSRFFGLYDPLGSLNNLESIRGCGRIAELRTGRGQDCTRWDAGTPAAGPATILRPQGTDRQAARETPMHHRDCELLTETVRKSPGAPNVEKIPKFPYKREKKFLPNAGSHALPSSPTATIVQRTCEQGTQSHRGKPSLLLSILLTSTPRVGRTILGKELASISGLKYIDVGDLSXXEQLYDGYDEEYDCHILDENRVVDELDNQMREGGVIVDYHCFDFFPKCWFHVVFVLRTDTNVLYERLETRGYNEKTLTDNIQCEIIQVLYEEATTSHKEEIVHQLPSNIPEEPENNVDQIGWVQ from the exons ATGGAGATCCCTGGGGCCGCAGCTCCTCCCACGCACACTCGGAGTCGGTTTTTCGGCCTTTATGACCCACTGGGATCCCTGAACAATCTGGAGAGTATTCGGGGCTGTGGACGCATAGCAGAACTCCGCACAGGGAGAGGACAGGACTGCACGAGGTGGGATGCggggacccccgctgctggcccaGCCACCATCTTGCGGCCACAGGGGACTGACCGCCAAGCTGCACGGGAGACTC CTATGCATCACAGAGACTGTGAGCTATTAACAGAGACTGTGAGGAAGTCTCCTGGAGCTCCCAACGTGGAGAAGATTCCCAAGTTCCCgtacaagagagagaaaaagttcCTGCCAAACGCCGGAAGCCacgccctcccttcctctccaactGC AACAATAGTGCAAAGGACATGTGAACAAGGCACTCAGAGCCATCGCGGCAAGCCATCATTGCTTCTCAGCATCCTGCTCACCAGTACCCCACGGGTTGGAAGAACCATACTAGGCAAAGAACTTGCATCAATATCAGGACTGAAATACATTGATGTGGGTGATTTATCTTGATAGGAGCAATTGTATGATGGCTATGATGAAGAGTATGATTGTCACATTTTAGATGAAAACAGAGTAGTTGATGAGTTAGATAACCAAATGAGAGAAGGTGGAGTTATTGTTGATTACCACTGTTTTGATTTCTTCCCTAAATGCTGGTTTCATGTAGTTTTTGTGCTGAGGACAGATACCAATGTATTGTATGAAAGACTTGAAACAAGGGGTTATAATGAGAAGACTCTAACAGACAATATTCAGTGTGAGATTATTCAAGTCCTTTATGAAGAAGCCACAACATCCCACAAGGAAGAAATCGTGCATCAGTTGCCCAGCAATATACCAGAAGAGCCAGAAAATAATGTAGATcagattggctgggtgcagtag